Proteins encoded within one genomic window of Acipenser ruthenus chromosome 32, fAciRut3.2 maternal haplotype, whole genome shotgun sequence:
- the LOC131703081 gene encoding CMRF35-like molecule 5 — MKAIVEVTICLITVLGSVKSAEVFYGIEGGNVKIDCTYQHEYNENGKYLCRTRWIPNNALISSGDPETKGRFSLYDNRSTRVFTVTITELTQKDAGTYYCGIDIKRNVDEYTEVEVTVNKAPKTPPTTTRATRSRTTPSTTTVKGNTDNGQTRDCTSSSPTGDACSGGTVLVTVRI; from the exons atgaaagccattgttgaagTCACCATCTGTCTTAttacag TTTTAGGTTCTGTGAAGTCAGCTGAAGTATTTTATGGGATTGAAGGTGGAAATGTAAAGATTGATTGCACATATCAACATGAATATAACGAGAATGGAAAGTACCTGTGTCGTACTCGATGGATACCAAATAATGCACTAATCAGCAGTGGTGACCCAGAGACTAAGGGGAGATTCTCTCTGTATGATAACCGGTCAACGAGAGTCTTCACTGTGACCATCACAGAGTTGACACAAAAAGATGCCGGGACATATTACTGTGGAATTGATATAAAGAGAAATGTGGATGAATACACTGAAGTGGAAGTGACTGTCAATAAAG CTCCGAAAACCCCACCCACCACAACTCGTGCCACACGCTCAAGAACCACCCCTTCCACCACTACTGTGAAGGGGAACACAGACAATGGACAAACAAGGGATTGTACATCCAGCAGCCCTACAG gcgatgcctgtTCTGGtggaactgttctggtgacagtccGCATCTGA